In one Lolium rigidum isolate FL_2022 chromosome 3, APGP_CSIRO_Lrig_0.1, whole genome shotgun sequence genomic region, the following are encoded:
- the LOC124699238 gene encoding DNA-directed RNA polymerase V subunit 5A-like, with the protein MDSAESSAASNVAAAMAVDDYHDAAPEVGHCISSMVDFSGVESQRLFLARRTALEMLRDRGYSVPEADLARTLPEFRAWWSETPEIERLSFSTTLASDPSNKARIVFCPPEPIRVAVIREVFGRTKEDNLSCLILILQSKMGSKARDTIKELFKFKVDVFQITELLVNMTNHVLKPKHQVLTAEEKAKLLKQYNVVDSQLPRMLETDAVARYYGLSKGTVVKFTYDNELTANHVSYRCVL; encoded by the exons ATGGACTCGGCGGAGAGCTCCGCCGCCTCCAACGTCGCCGCCGCAATGGCCGTCGACGACTACCACGACGCCGCCCCCGAGGTAGGCCACTGCATATCGTCCATGGTCGACTTCAGTGGCGTTGAGAGCCAGCGCCTGTTCCTGGCGCGCCGCACCGCTTTGGAGATGCTGCGGGACCGCGGGTACAGCGtcccggaggccgacctcgcgcgcACCCTCCCGGAGTTCCGCGCCTGGTGGTCCGAGACGCCCGAGATCGAGCGCCTCTCCTTCTCCACCACCCTCGCCTCCGACCCCTCCAACAAG GCGCGAATCGTGTTCTGCCCACCCGAGCCCATCAGAGTCGCAGTTATCCGGGAGGTCTTTGGCCGAACCAAAGAAGACAACTTGTCTTGCCTGATTCTGATATTGCAGAGCAAGATGGGATCTAAGGCTAGAGACACTATCAAGGAACTGTTCAAGTTTAAAGTGGATGTATTCCAG ATCACAGAACTGCTGGTGAACATGACTAATCATGTTCTGAAGCCCAAGCATCAAGTGCTGACTGCAGAAGAAAAGGCCAAGCTGCTGAAGCAGTACAATGTGGTGGATTCACAG TTGCCTCGCATGCTGGAGACGGACGCTGTTGCTCGCTACTATGGCCTGAGCAAGGGAACGGTGGTCAAATTTACATATGACAATGAGCTCACAGCAAACCATGTGAGCTACCGATGTGTTCTCTGA